TTATGAGTACTCAGTTCTGACACTTTCGACACAACCCTCCGCTTAAGCTACCAGCTTGATCGCGCCAGAGTACAGACAAAATAGAACTCAAAAAGGGGCGAGGGTCGCGGCATCTGCGGGCGATAGCGATCGTGCAGTTGAGCAGCTGAGCAGATTTCAACGGCATCTAGTCCTAACCCTCTGGAAAAGCGAGCTATATCTTTGAAGCCCGTAATCCACGGCGCGTCTCGTTGTTTTAGCTGTTCGATATAATCGTTTAGTTCCACAGAGCCTATATTGGCAATGACTTGCTGCGACATGTAATCGATCGATAGTTGAAAGCGCTTGATATGGTTGCGAATAGTATCGAGAACCGCAATGATGTCTGCTCGCTTGAGATAAGTGACCTTGTCCTCCCAGAGGAAATAAGTAGGTAGCTGAAAGTCAAAGTGATTGTTTTTAAGTAAGACAGTTAGGTCGTCTTTGACATAATCACCTGGAATATAAGTCACCTTAGCCGCTATGCCATGCGCGGCTAGTCGTTCTGCTTTAAGTTGCAGTGTTGCCGCCCGGTCAATCTCGAAGTAGCGCACATTGGGAGTCGCCATTCGCACCGCACGGGTGTCTAATCCCGAGCCCAATATCACCACTTGCTGATAGCCTTGCGTTAATTGCTGCACTAAGACATCGTCAAAATAACGAGTCCGCAGCTTTACCATCTCTTTGACGGGCGGAAAAGATTGAGCTACTTGAGCCGCGACCTGCTTAGACTCTGCATTGAGAAATAATTGAACTATCTTGTCGCGATACAGCGGTTCAGAAGCGTGGTTCTCTTCGGCTCGAAACTCGGCAACGATGAAGGCTGTTTCACTCCCATCTTTGATTTCAATCATGGCGGTTCCTAGAATTAGATTTCGTGAAGTGGGTGCGAACAGACTCAATTGCCACTGGACAGATCAGAATAAGGAATTCCTATCTATACCTGTGCTGTGACCAACATCTGCTGCACTGCCTGTAATGCAGAGTCGATCGCCCCATTAATCCAAGCGTTGTCGGTTGAGGCATGTTCTCCAGCAAAGTAGATGCGTCCTTCTGCGGCAACTACATCGGCATAGAGCGATCGTTGCTGACTGGGCATCAAAAACGTAAACGCGCCCAAACTCCAGGGATGAGAATCCCACGCCCAACTCGTCATTCGCTGCACCATTCCTGCTTGTGCCGTTTGAGGATGCAGTTTGGCTAATGCCTGCTGTGTGACTTCATGCCGCTGAGCGGGAGCCAAATTACCTAGTCGTCGTGCTGCTGTACCCCAGGTGTAGGAAGCAACCATCGCAGCAGGACGGGCAGAAACGGCTGCGTCTTTTGCTTGAGCATTGTCAGACGGGTAGAAGGTGGAAACCAGGGGTAAGTCACTGAATGAGCCACCGCCGTAGATGCCGTCTTCTTGTTCCCAAAAGCGATCGCGCGTCACCGCTAACACTTTGGTTGAAGAGTCATAGCTTAATCCTTGAATGGCTCGTTGTTTTGCTCCTGAGAAGGGCACATCGACCATGTTCGCCAGCACGGGGAAGGGAATCGTGCAGAGGACAAAATCACCTTCTTCTTGCTGAGTCGAGCCGTTTTGCACATAGATAGCGGTAGCTTTGTTGCCTGAGTCATTGCGCTCCAGTCCAATTACCTGGCAACCCATACGGGGCGGAGATTTAAGCTGCTGGGCGATCGCGTTGGGTAACACATCCATGCCACCGACGAGTTCATCAAATCCTGCTGTCCACAAAGGGTCGTCGCGCATCATACCCAGTGCCGAGTTGTACAAGTTGCCGTTGTAGCTGTAGGCAACCGCCATCATCTCGATCGCTTCATCGGATAGACCTGCTGCTTTGCACATTTCCAGCATCGAAGCATTATCGTATTTTGCAATCACGTCGTTATCAATTGCAACGGCAGCAATTTGCGCTTTCACCTGATCGGAAACGCCTTCAAGCGGTTTGTACATCGCAGCTGCCCAAATATCATCAACACTCATTTGCCGCTCGACATCAGTCAAGTTGTATCGCTGGCTGAGTTGACGTGAGTCTTTCGATCGCACTCGCTGACCTCGTTGGTAGTAGTAGCCTTCAGGATTGCCTATGACGAAGGGACGCAGTTGCAGCTTCATCTGCTCGATGTAGTGGCGCGTTAGAACATGGCTAGTGGGAATCCGCATCGCTCCTGCCTCACCAGAGAGTCCCCCTTCAAAGCGTAGGGTGCGAACGCGACCACCGATGTGTGAACGATCGGCTTCAAGAACAACGCAGGTGTGACCGAGCTTTTTCAGTTCGTAAGCGGCAGTTAAGCCTGCCATGCCTGCACCGAGGATGACGAATTTGAGTGGGCGATCGGATTTGGGTAGCGAATTGAGGTTATTAAGTAAGTCGATCGATTTGGTCGAACGAGAAGCACTCGTCACCTTTGACATTGAAGTGGCAAGACTGCGGCGTTGTGCCAGAGGTAGCGTCAGGGCAGCACCCCCTGCAAAGGCAAGGCTGCGGAGGAACCAGCGACGATTGAGCGGCAGAAATTTGTTGAGTTGACTCATTGTAGTAAACTCCGGTGGGGTAAATGAAAGGGGCTGAAAGCTGAGTTGAAGTAGGCAGCACAAAAGCGAGGCTGCAATGGATGAAAAGCGATTGCCGGTTCAATTCACTAACGGGTATGACACGGTTATGACAAAGTTGAAGCTTTGCTAGGCTGCTTGCGCGACGAGATCGATCGCCTCAGTTGATTGTTCAGTTGATTGTGGAGTCACGCCCATCCACCGCTGATCCCACTCGGACAATTGGCGGACTTGCGTTTGGAACCACTGGTTAAACTGCTGTTGCAGCAACCGATGACGCATCGCATCATCAAGCTGAGCGGGCAATCGCTGCTCAACGCGGACGATCGCATAGCAATTGCCAATTTGCTCTGATGCGACCACTTCGCCTGCTGGAACGTAATACAGCAGCTTGGCAAGGTCGGGGTTAAGAGAGCCAAACTCAAAGGGACCTAGAACGCCGCCCGTTTGCGCTTCTGCACCTTCAGAGTAGGTTTGCGCCAGTTCTGCAAAGGTTTGTTCGCCCTCGACAATGCGGAAGTACAGTTCGTTCACTAAATCTCGATCGCGATGCCGAATTAGTGAGTAAATTACCTGGTCGAGTTTGTGCTTGTGCTGAAGAAAGTACGATTCCAGTCTATGACCCCAGGTCGTTTCGATGAATTTTTTGAGCCTGAGATTGCGGGTGGCAATGGGCTGAAGCTGGTCAAGTGTCAGGTTGTAGTGGGAGTGCCATGCGCTTTGTTGTGCTTCTGTTTCTAGCCCCCACTGCTGATAAAGCGCTGTGCAAACTTGTTCCGTCTCTTCCGGTGTGCAGAGGATTGGATCAATCGCCTGAGCAATAATGCTCTCGCTCAGCAGGTTGGGAACAAGCTGGTAGCGGGCTAGTAACGGCAGCCACTCAGTCGGCGCGATCGGCTGTTGGCGCAGTTGCTCGGCAAGTAGGCTGGTAAGAGTGAATGAGTTCGTCATAATGGGCTAACCTTACGGTTGAGCTTGGGCTGCGTTTAGCAGTCGCAAAAACTTATACAATCGCTGCCATAAAGGCAATACTGAAACTCGCTTGCTTGTTACTGCTTGGTAGCTCCAGAGACAATCCATTGGCAAACGAGTTTGTCGTTTTGCAAAAGCCATGTAGCCAGCAAGCTGTAACCTCTAGAGTTTGAAACGACCACATTGGTTGAACTGGATTTATCAGGAGTTTGAACGGATAGTAAGGTCATGATTTAGCTCCATAAATGGGAGAAACAGCACTAATTCTTTAACAAGTTAAAGAAAGGGGAATCGCAAAGCAGTCAAGTAGAGACAGTATGCTTGATACTTTTCAACCATCTGCTTACCCGCGATCGACTGGTTGTTCAAGCCAATCTACGATTTCAGCTTCGGTTTGGCGGTAAGCCGATCGCCCAGTTTTTGGATCGTAGGCTCGCCAAATTTGCTGACCGAGACGGTCAGATTCTTGCCAAATACGTAGCTCATTACTTTGAACGAAGAGGTAAACGAGGGACTGCCAAACACGATGTAGCCAGGAGGGGTGATCGGGGTGGCTGTCGTGAACAACAGCTTCTGTATCCAGGATTTCTGCCGGTAGAATCTGGTGTTTCTGCCGAATTGCCATCACCGTTTCTGGGGTAGGCTGCGCCACTGTCGCTAATTCTTGGGCAAACTGTTGGGCGCGGCTGTCAGACACCCAGTTGAGCAGCTTGACTTGGGGCGATCGCACCTTTGCTCCATGAGCAGTTCCAGCGGGAATATGGATGAAGTAGCCGGAACTAGCTGCAACAATCTCGTCTTCAATTTGCACATCAATTTCTCCTTCCAGTACATAGAATCCTTCATGCCAGGGATGGGTATGGAGTGGAGTCTGATTGCCGGCTGAACCAACGACTTCAAAAAATTGCCAGCCTTCGCCGCTACTCAACTTGGAGGTGAGCTTACTTCCTGGAACTTGAAGAACACTGCCTTCGTTAGGTTTGAGAACGATTGCGGAGCCAGTAGGTTTTGTTGTTTTCTTTGAGATTAAGTTGAGCATGAAAGTATTCCTGAATTGGTAATCTTTGAAAGAAACTGCCTATCAATCGACGACGACTTGCACCTGATGTTTTTGAGCGATCGCCACCACCCGCTCTGGCGTTAACTGCTGCTCTTGCTCGGCTTGAGCCATGTCTGCCATGAAGTGGAAAGCGATCGCCTTGGAAGTCCCAACTAGAAACTTTGCCTGTGGCGAAAGCACGTTAAAAGCATGAGGAACGCCCGTAGGCAGATTAATGAAACAACCAGGGGTGGCCTGCACCATTTGGTCTCCAATTTGAAGCTCAACTTCCCCTTCCAGCAGGTAAGATATTTCATCCCAGGGATGACGATGGAGTGGCACTGAATCACCCGCCGTTGCCACAAGCTCATAGAATTGCCAGCCGCGATCGTCGGGGTTGAATTTGCAAGTTGCAATGTTTCCGAGGAATTTCAATGTCTTGCCTTCATCAGGCTGGAAAATTGTTGCAGGTCAGTTGAGTTGCGTATTTAGCATGATTAAATCTTTTTCGACTGAAGTGGATTGAAACAGCGATCGTTAGCGATAAAGAACGCTCTCCAGCCAAACCAGCACTTCGTCCTTAGTCACGGATTTAATCGATCGCCCTGTTATCGGATCATGGGCATACCAGTACGGAGAACCAAAGCGATCGCGTTTCTGCCAAATGCGTGGCTCCTGACCTTGAGTGAAATGATAAACACAGTTGTTAACGTAAGTTTGAAGCCAAGAAATAATGCCTGAGGAATTGGATTTTGTATCTGTAACTGAGCTAGAAAAGCAATGATTTTGCTGATTGCAGTTGTGAATCTTCATTAGAAATGCCTCCGGTTTGGAATAGTTTTGAAGTGAATGAATTTTCTGTTTTCAGATTTAAGGGAAGCGATCGCCAAGGAGAAAACATGGCGGGCGATCGCTTAGGAGAAACACTCAACGAACTTCAGCAATATGAGATTCAGCAGCTAAAGCATTAACCCAAAACAGTTGGGACATTCATGCCGCTCAGTTGCGTCATCCCGACTTGTACCACATCAGTTAGTGACAACTGTTCCGGTCTGGTTCTCATCCAAGCTGACGCTTGCCCACCGACCAGGACTGAAGTACCGCCCCGGTGCGCAACAAAGCTGATATCTGCTGAGGCAACATCACCCATGAAGCCCAAGCGGTCTACACCAACCTGGAAGTCTTTGATGACATCCACCCCTGTGCCTTTTTCAAAGACAAAAGTATCGGCTCCTTGACCACCCACCAGCGTATCGGGACCTTTGCCACCCCGAAGCAAATCATCACCAGCACCACCATTAAGCACATCGCTGCCAGCACCGCCCAGAACGATATCTCCACCGCCCTTGGAGAACAGTTTGTCATCGCTGCCCATGCCATTGATGATGCCGCCAATGTTGCTACCAATGAGCGTGTCGCTCCTATTGCTGCCTTGCACGAGCGGAGTTCCTGTTAAACCATTACTTGAGCTAGATTGCACAATGAAGTCTGAGATGCTGAGCGCTGGGCTACCAGTGAGTGCTGCAAAGCTACCGCCTGCTCCCAACCCAACAGCAGAGCCATTCTCGTTGTAGATTAAGCTGTTAGTAGGTGTATGGAAAACAACTCGCGCGTTGCTTCCAGTTACAGCAGTTCCCGCGGTAGAGCCACTGTTGACGACCGCAAAGTCGTTCGAGTTCAGCACATTACCAACACTGCTTTGCAGCGAAGTGAAGGTAGCTTTATCAAGCACAATTTTGTCAGTGTTATGGGCAAAATCTTTGATAGAGGCAAACCCTACACTGGCAGTCGTAAACGCGGTGCCGGTGTTAAAGATAAACTGATCGACGCCTGCTCCGCCGGTGAGGGAATTATTCCCTCTCCCGCCTGCCAGTTTGTCATCGCCATTCCCTCCGTTTAGGGTGTCACTTTTGGCTCCGCCTGTGAGGGTATCGCTACCATCCCCACCATTAAAGGTGACTCTAAAGCTGTTAACACGAGCGGCTGTGAGAAGGTTGTTGTCGCTGCTTCCCGTCAGTTCAACAACTTCAACATTCTTGAACTCATCAATACCATTGCCTAACAGAGAAGTATTTGAGACGGTGAAGGTGTTTCCCGTTTCCTGAATGGTATCAACGCCAAAACCACCATCAATGGTGTCATTACCGGCCCCACCCGTGAACCGATCGTCACCAATTCCAGCAGTAAGGAAATCATTCCCAGAACCACCGAGGAGTGTATTATTGCCGTTCTCACCCTGTAAGGAAACACTTCCTAAAGTAAACTTTGAGGCATCTAGAACGTTATCACCAGCCCCTCCAAAGAGGGTTGCACTCTCAATGTTTTTAAAGGTTGTTGTGCTAGCGCCGGCCGCTATTAGTGTAGTGTTGGTCAGGTCGAAATTAACATCAGCCGCGGCGATGATGGTATCGGTACCATCTTCCCCATCGATTGTGTCATCACCACTATCGGCACCATCGTTAGGATTACTGTCTCCCAAAGTATTATTACCTGCATTACCAACGATGGTGTTGTTGCCTGAGTTGCCAAAGCCAAAAAGGTTTGAATTTCCAGTTAAATTCAATTTCTCGACATTATTAGGGAGCGAGAATGAGACTGACGAATCAACTGTATCAAAACCATTGGACGAAGCCTCAAACACTATATCCCCTGAATTATCCACAAGGTACATATCATTATCGGCTTCACCTGCCATGTCATCGCTGCCTGGACCGCCGTTGAGAAAATCATCACCAGCGTTACCTCGTAGGAAGTCATCTCCCCCTAAAGCCAAAATGCTATCGAAATCTAAAGAGCCAAATAGCTGTTTGTCGTCACCTTCCGTTCCGAGTACAAGTACCATAATGATTTTCCTTTTGAAGTTTAAGTTTGTAAGTGTTCTGGGTTGATTTCCTCGCGGCAGAAGTTCAGCCTTTGATGCATCTGAGGTGAATCGCAAACCTGAAATGCAGCTAGAAATCAGTGAAAGCTTGAGCAGAATACAAAGCGGTAGAAGTTAAGGAACGAGGCTTGAGGGATTGAACTTTGCATCTGTAACTGAGCTAAAAACGAAATGATTTTGCTGATTGCAGCTGTGAGAGCTCATTAGAAATGCCTCTAGTTGGGAATCGGTTTGAAGTGGATAAATTTTCTGGTTTCAAATTCAAGGGAATCGATCGCTAGCAAGAAACAAAATTGACGATCGCTTAGGAGAAACACTCAACGAACTTCAGCAATATGAAATTCAGCAGCTAAAGCATTAACCCAAAACAGTTGGGACATTCATGCCGCTCAGTTGCGTCATCCCGACTTGTACCACATCAGTTAGTGACAACTGATTCGGTCTAGTTCTCATCCAAGCTTCCGCTTGCCCACCGACTAGGACTGAAGTACCGCCCCGATGTGCAACAAAGCTGATATCTGCTGAGGCAACATCACCCATGAAGCCCAAGCGGTCTACACCAACCCGGAAGTCCTTGATCACATCGACCCCTTCACCTTTTGCCAGCACGAAGGTATCGCGTCCTTGACCACCGACTAGAGTATCAGCGTTTTCGCCACCCCAAAGCAGATCATCACCCGTGCCACCGCTGAGCATATCCTTATCCTTGCCACCCAAAACGGTATCCTCACCACCTTTGGAAAACAGCTTGTCTTTGCCTTCGTTGCCTACCAAGACACCACTCAGATTGCTGCCACTGAGAGTTCCGCCTGCGCTGTTAGCAAATACGATCGGCGTCGGGTTACTAGAGATGGAGGGACTGCCGTTGAGGTTGAAGGGATTCAGCTTGAGGTCATAGTTGGTGTTGCCTTTGAATTGAGAGACTTGCACCAAATAGTCACCGGGCGCATTTACCACGGCTGATTCAAAGCTATTGCCCCTATTCGTAGATGATTTGACCAGTTCATCGGGCTGGAAGATGCGATCGCCGTTATCTTTAATCACGCGAATATCAGCGTCAGCACTAATTCCAACCAGTTTGATCTGAGTGCCCTTACCCTCTTGTAAAGAGAAGGAAAAGACATCTGAGGTATTGCTACTGCTGATATTGCCGCTAAAGCCAGTTGGTTTGGTCAAGTCACCCAGCTGCAGTTTCACTGGAATAAGGTTGCTCGGTAGTGTTAATTCTGTAGCCGATAAATCCATCTGGTATGAAGTAGAGACCGGATCAGTGTTTGAGAGAGGTGCACCGGGGCGATCGACTACAGCAAAAAGTTTACCGCTACCCTTGCGAGCACTAAAGTTGATGGGTCCTTCATTTAACGAACTGTTTGAATCTACTAGAGCAACAAGCTTGTCGGCTCCAGCCCCCGATGTCGTGATTTTGCCATCTCCATTGCTGTCACGAAAGATTCTAAAAGTAGGGGTAATCGTAGGATTGTTGCCTACCGCACTATGAATCGATGCATTGATATTGATAGAACCAACGGTTGGACCCGGAACCGCAAATTGATAGACATCTTGAAGGTTATTTAAGCTAACCGCTCCTGTCTTGTGTACCGGAGTTGTAGATAGAGTGCCAACGTTAGAAAAAGCCATTGTTTTGCTCCTGCATTGAGAATGATCGGTTTAAAGCTACAAATCAAACCGCAGTAAAAATCAGCCTGTCGTTTGCTTGACACGCGCTTGTCGCAATCGCACTAGGGGCGAATTGCAAACTTAAACACTGCTAGAAATCTTTGGAAACTTGAGCAGACTACAAAGCGATAAGACTTGAGAAACTAGTAGTTAGAGATTAAGAAGCTCTGCTGCTCGTTCGGTGTTTCTGTCGCTCTGTAACCTGATGTCTTTACATTAGGTGAGTTATTTGAGTTTGTCGTTACAGGAAAAGTCTGGACTTTGGACCTTATTTATTCAGGTAAAGGTGAGCCCGGATGCTACTCATACCTGAACTTTGCGATCGCTGTTTTTGATGGCGATCGCCTGCATCGCTCGTTATATCAATAGTTCACTAAAGTACGCGGCTGACTAGTAAGTTCAGGTCAACCCGCTTACAATCTGACCATACAAACAAAAGAGGCAACCTCTCATGGACGTTGAGCAAGCGCTTCGAGTGGCAAATACAGCCCTATTTGCTCAGTTCGGTCGGCGGCTCACAGAACCAGAAGCCTCAATTCTGCTTGGCTCCTTGCAATCGCGCACCTATGAGGAGATTGCTGAAACGTCTGGCTATGCCATTAGTTATCTGAAGCGAGATGTTGGACCTAAACTGTGGAAGCTGCTAGAACAGGCGTTGGGAGAACCTGTCAGCAAAACCAACTTTCGATCGGCATTAGAAGATCATTGGCGCAAATTGGCGATCGCTACGACGCAAGTGCAAGCTTTGACCGCAGAGCCTTTAACAGAGGTCACACCTTTTGCAAGTTCGGCAAATCCATCTGCTCTGTCGGTTCAAGCCTCTACTCCCAAAGCCGACTGGGGCGAAACCATTGACGTTTCCAATTTCTATGGGCGATCGATTGAACTCACTACGCTAACTCGATGGATCGTGGGCGATCGCTGTCGGTTAATCGCGCTGTTAGGTATGGGTGGCATCGGCAAAACAGCACTCTCAGTAAAGCTAGCAAATCAACTTCTCATCACATCCAGCATTCAAGGACGAACGGAGTTTGAGTATGTGATCTGGCGCAGTTTGCGAAACGCTCCTCCATTAGAGACCTTATTGGCTGACCTGGTGCCGTTT
The DNA window shown above is from Trichocoleus sp. and carries:
- a CDS encoding class I SAM-dependent methyltransferase, which gives rise to MIEIKDGSETAFIVAEFRAEENHASEPLYRDKIVQLFLNAESKQVAAQVAQSFPPVKEMVKLRTRYFDDVLVQQLTQGYQQVVILGSGLDTRAVRMATPNVRYFEIDRAATLQLKAERLAAHGIAAKVTYIPGDYVKDDLTVLLKNNHFDFQLPTYFLWEDKVTYLKRADIIAVLDTIRNHIKRFQLSIDYMSQQVIANIGSVELNDYIEQLKQRDAPWITGFKDIARFSRGLGLDAVEICSAAQLHDRYRPQMPRPSPLFEFYFVCTLARSSW
- a CDS encoding FAD-dependent oxidoreductase produces the protein MSQLNKFLPLNRRWFLRSLAFAGGAALTLPLAQRRSLATSMSKVTSASRSTKSIDLLNNLNSLPKSDRPLKFVILGAGMAGLTAAYELKKLGHTCVVLEADRSHIGGRVRTLRFEGGLSGEAGAMRIPTSHVLTRHYIEQMKLQLRPFVIGNPEGYYYQRGQRVRSKDSRQLSQRYNLTDVERQMSVDDIWAAAMYKPLEGVSDQVKAQIAAVAIDNDVIAKYDNASMLEMCKAAGLSDEAIEMMAVAYSYNGNLYNSALGMMRDDPLWTAGFDELVGGMDVLPNAIAQQLKSPPRMGCQVIGLERNDSGNKATAIYVQNGSTQQEEGDFVLCTIPFPVLANMVDVPFSGAKQRAIQGLSYDSSTKVLAVTRDRFWEQEDGIYGGGSFSDLPLVSTFYPSDNAQAKDAAVSARPAAMVASYTWGTAARRLGNLAPAQRHEVTQQALAKLHPQTAQAGMVQRMTSWAWDSHPWSLGAFTFLMPSQQRSLYADVVAAEGRIYFAGEHASTDNAWINGAIDSALQAVQQMLVTAQV
- a CDS encoding peptidylprolyl isomerase, producing MTNSFTLTSLLAEQLRQQPIAPTEWLPLLARYQLVPNLLSESIIAQAIDPILCTPEETEQVCTALYQQWGLETEAQQSAWHSHYNLTLDQLQPIATRNLRLKKFIETTWGHRLESYFLQHKHKLDQVIYSLIRHRDRDLVNELYFRIVEGEQTFAELAQTYSEGAEAQTGGVLGPFEFGSLNPDLAKLLYYVPAGEVVASEQIGNCYAIVRVEQRLPAQLDDAMRHRLLQQQFNQWFQTQVRQLSEWDQRWMGVTPQSTEQSTEAIDLVAQAA
- a CDS encoding cupin domain-containing protein; amino-acid sequence: MLNLISKKTTKPTGSAIVLKPNEGSVLQVPGSKLTSKLSSGEGWQFFEVVGSAGNQTPLHTHPWHEGFYVLEGEIDVQIEDEIVAASSGYFIHIPAGTAHGAKVRSPQVKLLNWVSDSRAQQFAQELATVAQPTPETVMAIRQKHQILPAEILDTEAVVHDSHPDHPSWLHRVWQSLVYLFVQSNELRIWQESDRLGQQIWRAYDPKTGRSAYRQTEAEIVDWLEQPVDRG
- a CDS encoding cupin domain-containing protein; translated protein: MKFLGNIATCKFNPDDRGWQFYELVATAGDSVPLHRHPWDEISYLLEGEVELQIGDQMVQATPGCFINLPTGVPHAFNVLSPQAKFLVGTSKAIAFHFMADMAQAEQEQQLTPERVVAIAQKHQVQVVVD
- a CDS encoding calcium-binding protein — translated: MVLVLGTEGDDKQLFGSLDFDSILALGGDDFLRGNAGDDFLNGGPGSDDMAGEADNDMYLVDNSGDIVFEASSNGFDTVDSSVSFSLPNNVEKLNLTGNSNLFGFGNSGNNTIVGNAGNNTLGDSNPNDGADSGDDTIDGEDGTDTIIAAADVNFDLTNTTLIAAGASTTTFKNIESATLFGGAGDNVLDASKFTLGSVSLQGENGNNTLLGGSGNDFLTAGIGDDRFTGGAGNDTIDGGFGVDTIQETGNTFTVSNTSLLGNGIDEFKNVEVVELTGSSDNNLLTAARVNSFRVTFNGGDGSDTLTGGAKSDTLNGGNGDDKLAGGRGNNSLTGGAGVDQFIFNTGTAFTTASVGFASIKDFAHNTDKIVLDKATFTSLQSSVGNVLNSNDFAVVNSGSTAGTAVTGSNARVVFHTPTNSLIYNENGSAVGLGAGGSFAALTGSPALSISDFIVQSSSSNGLTGTPLVQGSNRSDTLIGSNIGGIINGMGSDDKLFSKGGGDIVLGGAGSDVLNGGAGDDLLRGGKGPDTLVGGQGADTFVFEKGTGVDVIKDFQVGVDRLGFMGDVASADISFVAHRGGTSVLVGGQASAWMRTRPEQLSLTDVVQVGMTQLSGMNVPTVLG
- a CDS encoding pre-peptidase C-terminal domain-containing protein, coding for MAFSNVGTLSTTPVHKTGAVSLNNLQDVYQFAVPGPTVGSININASIHSAVGNNPTITPTFRIFRDSNGDGKITTSGAGADKLVALVDSNSSLNEGPINFSARKGSGKLFAVVDRPGAPLSNTDPVSTSYQMDLSATELTLPSNLIPVKLQLGDLTKPTGFSGNISSSNTSDVFSFSLQEGKGTQIKLVGISADADIRVIKDNGDRIFQPDELVKSSTNRGNSFESAVVNAPGDYLVQVSQFKGNTNYDLKLNPFNLNGSPSISSNPTPIVFANSAGGTLSGSNLSGVLVGNEGKDKLFSKGGEDTVLGGKDKDMLSGGTGDDLLWGGENADTLVGGQGRDTFVLAKGEGVDVIKDFRVGVDRLGFMGDVASADISFVAHRGGTSVLVGGQAEAWMRTRPNQLSLTDVVQVGMTQLSGMNVPTVLG